In Prochlorococcus marinus CUG1415, the sequence TATATCGAGATACAAAAGCAAGTATCCTACGATACATTTTCTTTTAATTGTGACAGTTTTTTATTTGAACATTATTGATTTCACTTAGAAAATTATTAAAAAAAAATTTTTTAATCTTTTTGTTTTTTAGCAATAATAAATTTTACCTCTTTAGTTTTATATTTTTTTTTCTTACCATTTGCTAAAGAATCTACATACCAGCCAGACGCTAATCTTGAATCTATTTCTTCATAACTTTTACTGCAACTAAGTTTCTTTAATGATTTCTTTTTATAATCCATCTTTTTATAATAGTTAATATATAAGATAGCACTGAAGAAAGATTTATAAATATATAATGTAAATTTCCAGTTCTATTAATAGAAATCTGCATTTAAAAATAAAGTTTTTCTGAATTCTTTAGAAAAAAGAAAAAAATACATGCTTTGCCCTCGACTTAGAAACTTTTAAGTTAGATTCATCCAAAATAAACCTGAGGAGCACAAGGTTAAATGACTCAATTAAAAATTATTGTCAATTCTTTACCGAGAGATTTAGCAGAGTTTTCATTATTTCTAGTAATCGGATTCACGGCTGGTTCTATAGGATTAATTTAATTCTTATTAAATTTCTAAAATAATAATAAATAAAAGAATTAACAACAAAAAGCATTTTCTAAATCTTCTAATAAATTTTTAGACATTTCATAATATTTTAAAATGTAGTAATTTCTTAATTTAATATTTTTTAAATTTAAAGAATTATTGATGATTCTATTGGAAAATCAAATCTTAGTCTTCCCTTCAACTTCCCCAATTCAGCTACAACTAAAAGTCCAGTAATTTCTTTGTGATTACGTTCAAGCAGCTTAGAGACACAATTAACTGTTCCTCCTGTTGCCAATAAGTCATCGACAATGGCAAAAGATTTATATTTATGAAGAGCTTTCTTTTGAACGGAAAGCGAATTTTCACCATACTCTAGACAGTAATCTTCTTTAAAAAGTTCTCCTGGAAGTTTGCCAGGCTTCCTTGCCACAATCATTGGTTTTGAAGCTTCCAAAGATATTGCAGAACCGAAAATAAAACCTCTGGCATCTATAGAAATTATCGCATCTGCATTATTAATAATTTCACTAGATGTCATCATTAAAATTAGTTCTTTAAATATCTTCGGTTCTTGCATAATTCCAAGAACATCTTTGAAATCAATTCCTTTTTTAGGAAAATCTTTATATGTGTTAATTAATTCTAAAAGCTTTTTCATTCTCCAAAACCATTTGTAAAAGTTTAAAGGTCTATATGATTTACTTAATCTTAATTCTAAGTTGTATGATTTTTTTAATCTAAACCTTTTAAAAAATAATATACTTAAGTATTTTTTTCAGAAATCTCAACGAGAATATATATTTGAAAATGTATTTATTAATAGGAGACTTGTTTTAAAAGGCTGATAGCACTTTTAAATGCAAGCATCATCTTTATTATTTAAAAAAATATTTACAAACATTAGCTACTAAATAGTTATGAGGAGTAAATTTTCAACTAAAAGCCTATTAATTATAAAATATTTGCAATTTGGTCTTTAAATAATAGATGACTTTTATGAATTAATATCATCTAAGCTGGTAGTGGCGCAGCTTGGCAGCTCGGGAGCTTTAGGAGCATACCTTTTTAGAAGCGAAACTGATTGCAATAACTGACTTTCTTATGAGCCATAACTTGACCAACATTTACAACCCATAGTAGTGAAGGGGCTTAAAGTCACTATATATTTAGCTAATAAAAAAATCCTATTGACTAGAAACATTACCTAAATATGATCTCACTAGATATCTAAATTCCCATACCAAATCCTTCTAAAGTCTTATTTCTAGAAATTTTTATCTCAGTTTTATGTAATCCTGTTAAAGCAGAATTTTCCTAAAAAGTGACACTATTCTTATTTACGAGAGAATAATTTGTAGCATTATTTAGCCACTCTATCGCTTATAAATTAATACAAAAAAATTATGTTTTTTTGTATTAATTTTTCAGTAAATCTATAAATTGATGGATCTAGTTTGTTGAGAGTACTATTAATAAAGGGAACTTAACAAATCAAATATTCTTTAAATGAAGTTAGTATTTTATATTATTATAATTTTTCAATTTTTAAACTTTCTAGGTGTCTTTGCCGAAAAAGTTAAAAAAAATTCTCCTACATTAAATTCAATTAAGTGGGAAAAGGTACGAGAAAATAAGGAAAAACCTTTAAAAAAAATTATTTGGAAATCTTATAAGAACGAAAAAAGTTATTTTGAAAATAAAAATATAATAAATAAATCAAAGAAGAATCTTGATAAAACTCAAATGGATCATCCAACTTGGCGCAATCGCACCTTGAGGTTTTCCTTTGAGGAAATTGAAATGCCAGATCCTGGCGAATATATGGGTTTGTACGGTATAGGGGCATACGATCGGCTCAACCCTTGGCTATACGGAGGTATCACTGCTTACGGTGCCGCCAGTGGACGCCGTGGCGGGTTCTTTACTGGCGGCTATACCTTGGGAGTGGAAAGTAAGTTGACCGATAACTGGATTCTCGATGCCGGAGGCTATGTGGGTGCCGGCGGCGGCGGTGCCGCCGCACAAGGGGGAGGGTTAATGATCCGCCCCCATATAGGTATCAAGTACGAATTTAGCTGGGGCGCAATGGGGCTAAATTATACCTACGTAGACTTTCCCAATGGAGATATATCCAGCGATGCA encodes:
- a CDS encoding adenine phosphoribosyltransferase, with the protein product MKKLLELINTYKDFPKKGIDFKDVLGIMQEPKIFKELILMMTSSEIINNADAIISIDARGFIFGSAISLEASKPMIVARKPGKLPGELFKEDYCLEYGENSLSVQKKALHKYKSFAIVDDLLATGGTVNCVSKLLERNHKEITGLLVVAELGKLKGRLRFDFPIESSIIL